A stretch of the Marinomonas maritima genome encodes the following:
- a CDS encoding FecCD family ABC transporter permease has product MWFVPDVKPRYPTHRRAMLWPLVILASVSLLSVVFSITQGSVGLSPYAVWQALLGQGSSLNQTLVLELRLPRVMAAFATGGLLAVAGALMQILLRNPLADPYVLGISGGASVAALTAILLGISSILMSGMAFIGAVLSTLLVFGLSTRLGNMATMRLLLTGVVIAAGWGALITLMLALAPPHKIPGMLYWLMGDLSYASTPWLAWIVLVPTCLILMPLGRSLNVLARGPLQAASLGVNVKSLERLVFLLASLLTAIAVTTAGSVGFVGLVIPHMLRMVLGNDQRLILPASALAGGCLVTLADTLARTAIAPEQLPVGVITALLGVPTFLYLLQRGRL; this is encoded by the coding sequence ATGTGGTTCGTGCCCGACGTTAAACCGCGTTATCCAACCCATCGCCGCGCCATGCTATGGCCGTTGGTGATATTAGCCAGTGTGTCTTTGCTGAGTGTCGTGTTTTCGATCACCCAAGGCAGTGTTGGTTTGTCGCCCTATGCGGTTTGGCAAGCGTTACTCGGGCAAGGTTCTAGCCTAAATCAAACCTTGGTACTGGAACTGCGTTTGCCTAGAGTGATGGCGGCATTCGCAACGGGCGGGTTGTTAGCGGTGGCGGGTGCATTAATGCAAATCTTACTTAGGAATCCGCTGGCGGATCCTTATGTACTTGGGATTTCTGGTGGCGCTTCGGTGGCGGCACTGACGGCGATTTTACTTGGGATCAGCAGTATTTTGATGTCAGGTATGGCGTTTATCGGCGCGGTATTATCGACGTTGTTGGTGTTTGGACTTTCTACACGTTTAGGCAACATGGCGACCATGCGTTTGTTACTAACGGGCGTAGTGATTGCCGCTGGCTGGGGCGCATTGATTACCTTGATGTTGGCGCTTGCGCCGCCCCATAAAATCCCCGGCATGTTGTATTGGTTGATGGGCGATTTATCCTATGCCAGCACACCGTGGCTTGCTTGGATTGTGCTGGTGCCAACCTGTTTGATCTTAATGCCGCTAGGACGCAGCCTTAATGTCTTGGCTCGAGGGCCTTTGCAAGCGGCGTCACTGGGCGTCAATGTAAAAAGCTTAGAGCGCCTTGTGTTTTTACTCGCTAGTTTGCTCACCGCGATTGCCGTGACAACGGCAGGCAGTGTTGGTTTTGTTGGACTGGTCATCCCGCACATGCTGCGCATGGTATTGGGCAATGATCAGCGATTGATTTTACCCGCGAGTGCGTTGGCAGGGGGTTGTCTTGTCACCTTAGCTGATACATTAGCGCGTACTGCGATTGCCCCAGAACAACTTCCTGTGGGTGTCATTACGGCGTTACTGGGTGTGCCAACCTTCCTGTATCTACTGCAAAGAGGGCGTTTATGA
- a CDS encoding ABC transporter ATP-binding protein, with protein sequence MTELTLTHLLADIPNHPDQPDHALSLTFQAGQMWGILGPNGVGKTTLLHTLAALKAPALGSIELNGHPMTALHRLTLAQQIGIMFQEHQDGFPATVLETVLLGRFPHLSPWEMEGEGDLVIALAALDRLDLTPFRDRALNSLSGGERQRAALATLMVQTPDVWLVDEPTNHLDLRYQVAVMGLLAEQASIDKVVVMSLHDVNVAAQWCSHVLLLYPDRPPIWGAAASLLTQHNLEPLYRQKLAMTELNGKPLFVPVA encoded by the coding sequence ATGACCGAGTTGACGTTAACCCACCTGTTGGCCGATATTCCCAACCATCCTGATCAGCCAGACCATGCGCTCTCCCTAACGTTTCAAGCGGGTCAAATGTGGGGCATTTTAGGGCCAAACGGCGTGGGGAAAACCACCTTGTTGCACACCTTAGCCGCGTTGAAAGCCCCTGCATTAGGAAGCATTGAATTAAACGGACACCCGATGACAGCCTTGCATCGTTTAACGCTCGCGCAGCAAATTGGCATCATGTTTCAAGAACATCAAGATGGTTTTCCTGCCACCGTTTTGGAAACCGTCTTGTTAGGACGTTTTCCTCATTTATCCCCTTGGGAAATGGAAGGTGAAGGAGATTTGGTCATCGCGCTTGCGGCATTAGATCGTTTGGATCTGACTCCTTTTCGTGATCGAGCTTTGAACAGCTTATCCGGTGGCGAACGACAACGAGCGGCATTGGCCACTTTAATGGTGCAAACGCCTGATGTCTGGCTGGTGGATGAACCGACTAATCATCTGGATTTACGTTATCAAGTGGCCGTGATGGGGTTACTTGCGGAGCAGGCGAGTATCGATAAGGTTGTCGTGATGTCATTGCATGATGTGAATGTCGCTGCTCAGTGGTGCAGCCATGTATTGCTCTTGTACCCAGATCGTCCGCCGATTTGGGGCGCTGCTGCCAGCCTCTTAACACAACACAATTTAGAGCCACTTTACCGCCAAAAACTCGCCATGACAGAACTAAACGGCAAGCCCCTGTTTGTGCCAGTGGCCTGA
- the mtgA gene encoding monofunctional biosynthetic peptidoglycan transglycosylase — protein MAQRKHSLFRKMWTVIWRALLLLILVLLVFRFIPPPTTAFMLQSPYPVTQDWISIDKLPSHVPLAFVASEDQRFPNHYGVDFAAISKALSQYDDGDGLRGASTITQQTAKNLFLWSGRSFIRKGLEAGLALSLETLWGKKRILEVYVNIAEFGKGIYGVEAASQHYFGRSASKLTINQAARLAIMLPSPRTRSPNDLTFYLRQRVIWVEQQMQQLGPDYLTPILD, from the coding sequence ATGGCACAGCGTAAACACAGTCTTTTCAGAAAAATGTGGACCGTCATTTGGCGTGCATTGTTATTGTTGATTCTTGTTCTGTTGGTGTTTCGCTTTATTCCGCCACCGACAACGGCGTTTATGCTGCAAAGCCCTTATCCGGTGACTCAAGATTGGATCAGTATTGATAAACTCCCTTCTCATGTACCACTGGCGTTTGTTGCCTCAGAAGATCAGCGTTTTCCTAATCACTACGGTGTTGATTTTGCCGCCATCAGTAAGGCGCTAAGCCAATACGACGATGGTGATGGTCTTCGTGGTGCCAGTACCATTACGCAACAAACCGCAAAAAACCTCTTTCTCTGGTCTGGTCGAAGCTTTATTCGTAAAGGGCTGGAAGCAGGGTTGGCTCTGAGCCTTGAAACACTTTGGGGTAAAAAGCGGATCTTAGAAGTGTATGTAAACATAGCGGAATTTGGTAAAGGCATTTACGGTGTCGAAGCCGCGAGCCAACATTATTTTGGGCGATCAGCCAGTAAACTCACCATAAACCAAGCAGCGCGACTGGCCATCATGCTGCCAAGTCCACGCACTCGAAGCCCTAACGATTTAACCTTTTACCTTCGTCAAAGAGTGATCTGGGTTGAACAGCAAATGCAGCAACTTGGTCCTGACTATCTAACACCTATTCTTGATTAA
- a CDS encoding ATP-binding protein — MKRTLLDQLIHWKNQATRKPILIDGARQTGKTFLLQELFGKTFPNSVRIDFLETPNLKDAFDGSLHPDDILTNIELITGQAFDPETDLLILDEIGECESAVTALKYFAEKAPTYYIAASGSNIGLLNTFPVGKVEQHNLRPLSFLEFLHATEEKALIKAFEAQTNSAAAHAKLFDKLTDYYFTGGMPEAVATWFSNKNDSILTRIEKVSKVQEDLIEGYRRDFGKYSGKVNAQLIASVFNSIPSQLSAVMDESVKRFKFKGVVERKSRYSDFESAIHWLTRCRLALTCYPIEGLPRSPLAAYKKDNLVKLFLFDVGLLNHMLGTHYKELKQQNYEYKGYIAENFVQQELTTLGIDPSYSWNDARAEIEFLLTNEDGEIIPVEVKSGKRTRAKSLQSYITKCQPHKTFKLTGTQGSSELEQSNIVMPLYYVMYLTQKW, encoded by the coding sequence ATGAAGCGCACGTTACTCGATCAACTTATCCATTGGAAAAACCAAGCAACGAGAAAACCGATACTCATTGATGGTGCAAGACAAACCGGCAAGACCTTTCTATTGCAAGAGCTTTTTGGAAAGACTTTCCCCAACAGCGTGCGAATTGATTTTTTGGAAACGCCAAATCTAAAAGACGCTTTTGATGGCTCGCTACACCCAGATGACATTCTTACGAATATAGAGTTGATCACAGGCCAAGCCTTTGACCCAGAGACAGATCTGCTTATTTTAGATGAAATAGGCGAATGCGAATCTGCCGTCACAGCGCTTAAATATTTCGCCGAAAAAGCGCCTACTTATTACATCGCTGCCAGTGGCTCTAATATTGGATTACTAAATACCTTCCCTGTGGGAAAAGTAGAGCAACATAATTTACGCCCTCTTAGTTTTTTAGAGTTTTTACACGCTACCGAAGAGAAAGCGTTAATTAAGGCCTTTGAGGCGCAAACTAACTCCGCAGCCGCTCATGCAAAGCTTTTCGACAAATTGACTGATTACTACTTCACCGGTGGCATGCCAGAAGCCGTAGCGACGTGGTTCTCCAATAAAAACGACAGTATTTTAACGCGCATTGAAAAAGTGTCGAAAGTACAAGAAGACTTAATAGAAGGCTATCGACGAGACTTTGGTAAATACTCAGGAAAGGTGAATGCACAGCTCATAGCGTCTGTTTTTAATAGTATTCCCTCTCAATTATCCGCTGTGATGGACGAATCGGTTAAGCGTTTTAAATTTAAGGGGGTAGTAGAGCGTAAATCACGTTATAGCGACTTTGAAAGTGCTATACATTGGCTGACTCGTTGCCGCCTTGCATTGACTTGTTATCCAATAGAAGGTCTTCCAAGGTCGCCACTCGCCGCTTATAAGAAAGACAACTTAGTAAAGCTCTTTCTATTCGATGTTGGCTTGCTTAACCACATGCTCGGCACCCACTACAAAGAACTCAAACAACAAAACTACGAATACAAAGGCTATATTGCAGAAAACTTCGTCCAGCAAGAACTCACTACACTCGGAATAGACCCAAGTTATTCATGGAATGATGCTCGTGCGGAAATCGAATTTTTATTAACAAATGAAGACGGGGAAATCATTCCCGTAGAAGTGAAAAGTGGAAAACGTACTCGAGCCAAATCGCTCCAATCCTACATAACAAAATGTCAGCCACATAAAACGTTCAAACTCACAGGAACACAAGGCTCATCCGAACTAGAGCAAAGCAACATCGTCATGCCGCTTTATTATGTGATGTATTTGACTCAGAAATGGTAG